Proteins found in one Borreliella valaisiana VS116 genomic segment:
- a CDS encoding 5'-methylthioadenosine/adenosylhomocysteine nucleosidase has translation MKIKNIANTLIFFLSIVLNSWGNETKTNEANENFQNNILIISATKAEIEEINKIIQNKKSISIKEHRRKKTITIGKVLDHNIITIATGVGKINTAFWTSYIISKYKISHIINAGVASGIYSNKNKFIKVGDVIISTETTSYDFNLHRFGYDIGHVPEHPKKFKANTALIRKASKIKINKITPYMGLIITGDQFIDHQNFQEIPEEFENAIAIDMEGAAMAQVAYNFKIPFIIIRGISDIVNNENNHDDYKKFLKKASSNSAKIIEKLIKSI, from the coding sequence ATGAAGATCAAAAATATAGCAAACACATTAATATTTTTTTTATCTATTGTTTTAAATAGTTGGGGAAATGAAACAAAAACAAATGAAGCAAATGAAAATTTTCAAAACAATATTTTAATAATATCAGCTACAAAAGCAGAAATAGAAGAAATAAATAAGATTATTCAAAATAAAAAATCTATTTCAATAAAAGAACATAGAAGAAAAAAAACTATTACCATTGGTAAAGTGCTTGATCATAATATAATTACTATAGCTACAGGAGTTGGAAAAATAAACACAGCTTTTTGGACAAGCTATATTATATCAAAATATAAAATTAGTCATATAATTAATGCTGGGGTTGCTAGTGGCATTTATAGCAATAAAAATAAATTCATAAAAGTAGGAGACGTCATAATATCTACAGAAACAACAAGTTACGATTTTAATCTACATAGATTTGGCTATGACATTGGACATGTCCCAGAACACCCCAAAAAATTTAAAGCAAATACCGCTCTTATAAGGAAAGCTTCTAAGATAAAAATAAACAAAATAACACCTTATATGGGTTTAATAATTACTGGAGATCAATTCATTGACCATCAAAATTTTCAAGAAATTCCAGAAGAATTTGAAAACGCAATTGCAATAGACATGGAGGGTGCTGCAATGGCTCAAGTAGCATACAATTTTAAAATTCCTTTTATAATCATTCGAGGAATATCTGATATAGTCAATAATGAAAATAATCATGATGATTATAAAAAGTTTTTAAAAAAAGCTTCTTCCAACTCAGCAAAAATAATAGAAAAATTAATTAAATCAATATAA